Proteins from one Drosophila gunungcola strain Sukarami chromosome 3R, Dgunungcola_SK_2, whole genome shotgun sequence genomic window:
- the LOC128252942 gene encoding antennal-specific protein OS-C isoform X1, which translates to MGFHVGRQLLLSGLLLVMLQVVTQSQARPQDVITVAEETEVVVKQEGDGNGNGDGDDDDSSSEETVEDSDENRRRRREVDAENTPSSRAGIPGLPDPATIIKIAELFQSVGEQVVPILLEAILPSVDEVGDRFARSLHFLKNFNSGLDASATEKNA; encoded by the exons ATGGGCTTCCACGTGGGACGACAGCTGCTGCTCTCCGGGCTCCTGCTGGTGATGCTGCAAGTGGTGACCCAATCGCAGGCCAGGCCACAG GACGTGATCACGGTGGCCGAGGAGACTGAGGTGGTGGTCAAGCAGGAGGgcgatggcaatggcaatggcgatggcgatgacgACGACTCCTCCTCCGAGGAAACGGTTGAGGATTCGGACGAAAACAGACGCCGGCGACGGGAGGTGGACGCGGAGAACACCCCCTCGTCTCGAGCGGGCATTCCAGGTTTGCCAGACCCGGCCACCATAATCAAGATCGCTGAGCTTTTTCAATCCGTAGGCGAGCAAGTGGTCCCCATTCTATTGGAAGCCATCCTGCCCAGCGTGGATGAAGTGGGCGATCGATTCGCAAGGTCCCTGCACTTCCTGAAAAACTTTAACTCCGGTCTGGATGCGTCTGCCACCGAAAAGAACGCATAG
- the LOC128252942 gene encoding antennal-specific protein OS-C isoform X2, translated as MGFHVGRQLLLSGLLLVMLQVVTQSQARPQDVITVAEETEVVVKQEGDGNGNGDGDDDDSSSEETVEDSDENRRRRREVDAENTPSSRAGIPGEQVVPILLEAILPSVDEVGDRFARSLHFLKNFNSGLDASATEKNA; from the exons ATGGGCTTCCACGTGGGACGACAGCTGCTGCTCTCCGGGCTCCTGCTGGTGATGCTGCAAGTGGTGACCCAATCGCAGGCCAGGCCACAG GACGTGATCACGGTGGCCGAGGAGACTGAGGTGGTGGTCAAGCAGGAGGgcgatggcaatggcaatggcgatggcgatgacgACGACTCCTCCTCCGAGGAAACGGTTGAGGATTCGGACGAAAACAGACGCCGGCGACGGGAGGTGGACGCGGAGAACACCCCCTCGTCTCGAGCGGGCATTCCAG GCGAGCAAGTGGTCCCCATTCTATTGGAAGCCATCCTGCCCAGCGTGGATGAAGTGGGCGATCGATTCGCAAGGTCCCTGCACTTCCTGAAAAACTTTAACTCCGGTCTGGATGCGTCTGCCACCGAAAAGAACGCATAG